In Musa acuminata AAA Group cultivar baxijiao chromosome BXJ2-3, Cavendish_Baxijiao_AAA, whole genome shotgun sequence, the following proteins share a genomic window:
- the LOC135607960 gene encoding T-complex protein 1 subunit delta, which translates to MAAVAAAAAAPRGSSSKTESYVDTKRRDDVRQANILAARAVADAVRTSLGPKGMDKMIASANGEVIITNDGATILNKMEVLQPAAKMLVDLSRSQDAAAGDGTTTVVVLAGSLLRCSLSLLSAGVHPTAVSDALHRLALRTVDILHGMAIPLELSDRDALIKSAATSLNSKVVSQYSSLLAPLAVDAVLSVVDPAHPDLVDLRDVKIVKKLGGTVDDTELVKGLVFDKKVSHSAGGPTRVENAKIAVIQFQISPPKTDIEQSIVVSDYTQMDRILREERNYILGMVKKIKATGCNVLLIQKSILRDAVTDLSLHYLAKAKILVIKDVERDEIEFVTKTLNCLPIANIEHFREEKLGFANCVEEVSVGDGKIVKITGIKDMGRTTTVLVRGSNQLVLDEAERSLHDALCVVRCLVNKRFLIAGGGAPEIEMSRQLGAWAKELQGMESYCIKEFAEALEVIPYTLAENAGLNPIAIVTELRNRHAQGEINTGINVRKGQITNILEENVVQPLLVSTSAITLATECVRMILKIDDIITVR; encoded by the exons ATGGCcgccgttgccgccgccgccgccgccccgcgGGGCTCCTCCTCGAAGACGGAGAGCTATGTCGACACGAAGAGGCGTGACGATGTACGGCAGGCTAACATCCTCGCTGCCCGCGCTGTCGCCGACGCGGTGCGCACGAGCCTGGGCCCCAAGGGAATGGACAAGATGATCGCCTCCGCCAACGGCGAGGTCATTATCACCAACGACGGTGCCACCATCCTCAACAAGATGGAGGTCCTCCAGCCTGCCGCTAAGATGCTCGTCGACCTCTCCCGCTCCCAGGACGCCGCCGCTGGTGATGGCACTACCACTGTCGTCGTTCTCGCCGGCTCCCTCCTCCGCTGCTCCCTCTCCCTTCTCTCCGCCGGTGTCCACCCTACCGCTGTCTCCGACGCCCTCCACCGCCTCGCCCTCCGCACCGTAGACATCCTCCACGGCATGGCCATCCCGCTTGAGCTCTCCGATCGCGACGCCCTTATCAAGTCCGCCGCCACCTCCCTCAACAGCAAGGTCGTCAGCCAGTACTCTTCCCTTCTCGCCCCCTTGGCCGTCGACGCCGTCCTCTCCGTCGTCGACCCTGCCCATCCGGACCTCGTTGATCTCCGTGATGTCAAGATCGTGAAGAAGCTCGGTGGTACCGTGGATGACACCGAGCTGGTGAAAGGCCTCGTCTTTGATAAGAAGGTTAGCCATTCAGCCGGCGGCCCTACTCGGGTTGAGAATGCCAAGATTGCAGTCATCCAGTTCCAGATCTCGCCACCAAAGACTGACATTGAGCAAAGCATTGTGGTCTCCGACTACACACAGATGGATCGGATCCTTCGCGAGGAGCGAAATTATATTCTAGGGATGGTTAAGAAGATCAAGGCCACAGGCTGTAATGTGCTCCTCATCCAAAAAAGCATTCTGAGGGATGCTGTGACTGATCTCTCGCTGCACTACTTGGCCAAGGCGAAGATCCTAGTGATTAAGGATGTAGAAAGGGATGAGATTGAGTTTGTGACGAAGACATTGAACTGCCTGCCAATTGCCAATATCGAGCACTTCCGAGAGGAGAAGCTTGGCTTCGCAAATTGTGTGGAGGAGGTCTCAGTTGGGGATGGGAAGATCGTGAAGATCACAGGGATAAAGGACATGGGCAGGACGACAACTGTACTTGTCCGAGGATCGAATCAACTTGTTCTTGATGAGGCGGAGCGCAGCCTCCATGATGCTCTCTGTGTTGTCAG ATGTTTGGTGAACAAGAGATTTCTCATTGCTGGTGGCGGTGCACCAGAAATTGAGATGTCAAGACAACTTGGTGCTTGGGCAAAGGAACTTCAAGGAATGGAGAGTTACTGTATAAAAGAGTTTGCAGAAGCTCTTGAAGTTATTCCCTACACTCTGGCAGAGAATGCAGGGTTAAACCCAATAGCTATTGTTACGGAACTCAGGAACCGACATGCCCAGGGTGAGATCAACACTGGTATCAATGTGAGGAAGGGTCAGATCACAAACATATTGGAGGAGAATGTCGTGCAGCCACTGTTGGTTAGCACTAGTGCAATTACACTAGCCACTGAGTGTGTGAGGATGATCTTGAAGATTGACGACATTATCACTGTGAGGTAG